Proteins from a genomic interval of Corynebacterium freiburgense:
- a CDS encoding PLDc N-terminal domain-containing protein, translated as MGIFCAKKSACKSIAWNKLTGAERSSILGFAAFDIIGKLAAWHLLYHRPAENFRGPKWLWFLISLVNGIGPVAFFTLGRK; from the coding sequence ATGGGAATCTTCTGTGCGAAAAAATCCGCCTGCAAGTCCATTGCATGGAATAAACTCACGGGTGCTGAACGCTCAAGCATTCTAGGTTTTGCTGCCTTCGATATTATTGGTAAATTAGCCGCCTGGCACCTGTTGTATCACCGGCCAGCAGAGAATTTCCGTGGTCCGAAATGGCTTTGGTTTCTTATTTCATTAGTTAATGGAATTGGTCCAGTTGCATTCTTTACATTGGGCCGGAAATAG
- a CDS encoding ACT domain-containing protein, giving the protein MFAIMTVTGLDHTGIIAAVATELAEMNVNIHNVSQTIMDDFFTMILHVSFKDDVDIAMIQDRMKAVEERERLVIRIQSEAIFRAVNDI; this is encoded by the coding sequence ATGTTTGCGATTATGACTGTGACTGGCTTGGATCACACCGGGATTATTGCCGCCGTAGCGACGGAGCTTGCGGAAATGAATGTGAATATTCATAATGTTTCGCAAACGATTATGGATGATTTCTTTACCATGATCCTTCATGTATCGTTCAAGGACGACGTGGATATTGCTATGATTCAAGACCGAATGAAAGCTGTTGAAGAGCGAGAACGGCTAGTTATTCGAATCCAATCTGAAGCCATTTTCCGGGCTGTCAACGATATCTAA
- a CDS encoding TetR/AcrR family transcriptional regulator gives MPRVSDADLSQRRRDILEGARRCFAEFGYEGATVRRLEEATQKSRGAIFHHFRDKESLFLALAREDAARMADVVAEEGLVEVMRDMLAHPDRYEWLSTRLEIARLLRTDAVFKSRWQEHQAVLDEAVQQRLQANSDAGRMRTDVPVSVLHLYLETVMDGFISRLATGAPTQGLSEVLDVVEDSIRAPQ, from the coding sequence GTGCCAAGAGTCAGCGACGCTGACCTGTCTCAGCGCAGACGGGATATCCTCGAAGGGGCGCGCCGGTGCTTCGCAGAGTTCGGATACGAAGGTGCCACCGTGCGGCGCCTCGAAGAAGCAACACAAAAGTCTCGTGGTGCAATATTCCATCACTTCCGTGATAAAGAAAGCCTATTTTTGGCACTTGCCCGGGAGGATGCAGCACGAATGGCCGACGTTGTGGCCGAAGAAGGCCTAGTCGAGGTAATGCGCGATATGCTTGCACACCCGGACCGCTATGAGTGGCTTTCTACCAGATTAGAAATCGCTCGGCTATTACGTACCGACGCCGTGTTTAAGTCTCGGTGGCAGGAACACCAAGCAGTATTAGACGAAGCGGTCCAACAACGCCTGCAGGCAAATTCTGATGCAGGGCGTATGCGAACTGATGTTCCAGTTTCAGTATTACACCTCTACCTGGAAACTGTTATGGATGGCTTTATTTCAAGGCTTGCCACTGGAGCACCAACCCAGGGCCTTAGCGAAGTACTCGACGTGGTTGAAGATTCCATCCGAGCCCCGCAATAA
- the acnA gene encoding aconitate hydratase AcnA, with amino-acid sequence MTESKNSFNAKSTLKVGEKSYDYFALSAVPGMEKLPYSLKVLGENLLRTEDGANITTEHIEAIANWDPSAEPSIEIQFTPARVLMQDFTGVPCVVDLATMREAVKTLGGDPDKVNPLNPAEMVIDHSVIIEAFGSSDALAKNVDIEYERNEERYQFLRWGSKAFSNFRVVPPGTGIVHQVNIENLARVVFDNDGLAYPDTCIGTDSHTTMENGLGILGWGVGGIEAEAAMLGQPVSMLIPRVVGFKLTGEIPAGVTATDVVLTITEMLRKHGVVQKFVEFYGSGVKAVPLANRATIGNMSPEFGSTCAMFPIDEQTTKYMRLTGRSEEQIALVEAYAKAQGMWLDENTPEAEYSEYLELDLSTVVPSIAGPKRPQDRILQSEAKAQFRKDLPNYLGEDGTFEPAKLGEPGEANYNSSRAGHGESAAEGAEGRASRPVVVSSPRGGDYTLDHGMVAIASITSCTNTSNPSVMIGAGLIARKANEKGLKAKPWVKTICAPGSQVVDGYYKRADLWKDLEALGFYLAGFGCTTCIGNSGPLPEEVSKAINEYDLTATAVLSGNRNFEGRISPDVKMNYLASPIMVIAYAIAGTMDFDFETQPLGQDQDGNDVFLKDIWPSTEEIEETIESAISRELYEADYADVFLGDEQWQNLPTPEGKTFAWDESSTYIRKAPYFDGMTMDPEPVTDIKGARVLAKLGDSVTTDHISPASSIKPGTPAAQYLDENGVARQDYNSLGSRRGNHEVMMRGTFANIRLQNQLVDIAGGYTRDFTQEGGPQAFIFDACQNYKAAGIPLVVLGGKEYGTGSSRDWAAKGTNLLGVKAVITESFERIHRSNLIGMGVIPLQFPEGESHESLGLDGTETFNIEGIEELNNGVTPATVHVTATKEDGSKIEFDAVVRIDTPGEADYYRNGGILQFVLRNMAKS; translated from the coding sequence GTGACTGAAAGCAAGAACTCCTTTAACGCCAAAAGCACGCTGAAGGTCGGCGAAAAGTCGTATGACTATTTTGCCCTCAGCGCCGTACCAGGCATGGAGAAGCTGCCATACTCACTCAAGGTTCTTGGGGAGAACCTTCTGCGCACCGAAGATGGCGCAAATATCACTACCGAACACATCGAAGCGATTGCGAACTGGGATCCTTCTGCTGAACCCAGCATCGAAATTCAGTTCACCCCAGCACGTGTGCTTATGCAGGACTTTACTGGCGTTCCTTGCGTCGTTGACCTTGCAACCATGCGTGAAGCTGTGAAGACCCTTGGTGGTGATCCCGATAAGGTAAACCCACTCAACCCAGCCGAAATGGTGATCGACCACTCGGTAATTATTGAAGCTTTCGGCTCTTCTGATGCTCTAGCCAAGAACGTTGATATTGAATACGAGCGCAATGAAGAGCGCTATCAATTCCTGCGTTGGGGTTCTAAGGCTTTCTCCAACTTCCGCGTGGTACCCCCAGGAACCGGCATTGTCCACCAGGTAAACATTGAGAACCTCGCCCGTGTTGTCTTTGACAATGATGGTTTGGCATACCCAGATACCTGTATTGGTACTGACTCCCACACCACTATGGAAAACGGCCTTGGCATTCTCGGCTGGGGCGTTGGTGGTATTGAAGCCGAGGCAGCCATGCTCGGCCAGCCAGTATCCATGCTTATTCCACGCGTAGTGGGCTTCAAACTGACCGGTGAAATCCCAGCTGGTGTCACCGCAACGGACGTGGTGCTTACCATTACTGAAATGCTGCGTAAGCACGGCGTCGTCCAGAAATTCGTTGAGTTCTATGGCTCAGGCGTGAAGGCTGTACCACTGGCAAACCGCGCCACCATCGGCAATATGTCCCCAGAGTTCGGCTCTACCTGTGCCATGTTCCCGATTGATGAGCAGACCACCAAGTACATGCGACTGACCGGCCGCTCCGAAGAACAAATTGCGCTTGTTGAGGCATACGCTAAAGCTCAGGGAATGTGGCTGGATGAAAACACTCCAGAGGCAGAGTACTCCGAGTACCTAGAACTCGATCTATCCACCGTAGTTCCTTCGATTGCAGGCCCGAAGCGTCCACAAGACCGTATCCTGCAGTCCGAAGCCAAGGCACAATTCCGCAAGGATCTGCCAAACTACCTCGGCGAAGACGGCACTTTCGAACCAGCCAAGCTTGGCGAACCTGGCGAGGCAAACTACAACTCTTCCCGCGCTGGCCACGGCGAATCTGCAGCCGAAGGCGCAGAAGGCCGCGCATCCCGCCCAGTTGTTGTTTCTTCACCTCGCGGCGGCGACTACACCCTTGACCATGGCATGGTTGCCATTGCGTCCATTACTTCCTGCACCAATACCTCAAACCCATCCGTTATGATCGGCGCTGGCCTGATCGCACGGAAAGCAAACGAAAAGGGCCTCAAGGCAAAGCCATGGGTTAAGACCATTTGCGCCCCTGGTTCCCAGGTCGTTGACGGCTACTACAAGCGCGCCGACCTCTGGAAAGACCTGGAAGCTCTCGGCTTCTACCTCGCAGGTTTTGGCTGCACCACCTGTATTGGTAACTCCGGTCCCCTTCCTGAAGAAGTCTCCAAGGCCATCAACGAGTATGACCTAACCGCTACCGCAGTACTTTCCGGTAACCGTAACTTTGAAGGCCGCATCTCCCCTGATGTGAAGATGAACTACCTGGCCTCCCCAATTATGGTCATTGCTTATGCGATCGCTGGCACTATGGACTTTGATTTTGAAACCCAACCACTGGGCCAAGATCAAGATGGCAATGATGTCTTCCTTAAAGACATCTGGCCATCCACCGAAGAAATCGAAGAGACAATTGAATCGGCGATTTCCCGCGAACTGTATGAAGCCGACTACGCCGACGTCTTCCTCGGTGACGAGCAGTGGCAAAACCTCCCAACCCCTGAAGGCAAGACTTTCGCTTGGGACGAGTCCTCCACCTATATCCGCAAGGCACCTTACTTCGATGGTATGACCATGGATCCAGAACCAGTCACCGATATCAAGGGTGCTCGCGTTCTGGCCAAGCTGGGCGACTCGGTAACCACTGACCACATCTCCCCTGCATCCTCCATTAAGCCCGGCACCCCTGCCGCACAATACCTGGATGAAAATGGTGTGGCACGTCAGGATTACAACTCCCTCGGATCTCGTCGTGGTAACCACGAAGTAATGATGCGCGGTACCTTCGCCAATATCCGCCTCCAAAACCAACTGGTTGATATTGCTGGTGGCTACACCCGCGACTTCACCCAAGAAGGTGGTCCACAGGCCTTTATCTTCGATGCTTGCCAAAACTACAAGGCAGCCGGCATTCCACTGGTTGTTCTCGGCGGCAAGGAGTACGGCACTGGTTCCTCCCGTGACTGGGCTGCGAAGGGCACCAACCTGCTTGGGGTCAAGGCCGTAATCACCGAATCCTTCGAGCGTATCCACCGCTCCAACCTGATTGGTATGGGTGTTATTCCGCTTCAGTTCCCTGAAGGTGAATCACACGAGTCCCTGGGCCTTGACGGCACCGAGACCTTCAACATTGAAGGTATTGAAGAGCTCAATAATGGTGTCACCCCAGCTACCGTGCATGTAACTGCCACGAAGGAAGACGGTTCCAAGATCGAATTCGATGCAGTGGTACGTATTGATACCCCCGGTGAAGCCGACTACTACCGCAATGGCGGCATTCTGCAGTTCGTACTGCGTAATATGGCAAAAAGCTAG
- a CDS encoding glutamine amidotransferase, which yields MSAPFLLLSTRPEDEAAQAEYDSFLSMMELERDQLHHIRVEKAPLPPIDLKRYSGLILGGGPFNSTSTEKSDLQVRVESELSALIRTIADQDYPLFAACYGIGLFGLALGGTVDRTYGEAPGCIELRITEEGAADPILAGMPETFTSIVGHTEACSELPPNSTVLITGQACPTQMYRVGTNLYVTQFHPELEVETFAQRLRIYRDNGYYPPNEYQRIVDEAIAADLTVDNRLLLNFRRRYER from the coding sequence ATGTCTGCCCCATTTCTGCTTCTTAGCACTCGCCCTGAAGATGAAGCCGCCCAGGCAGAATACGATTCGTTCCTCTCCATGATGGAGCTCGAACGCGACCAACTTCACCATATTCGTGTGGAAAAGGCTCCGCTTCCCCCAATCGATTTGAAAAGGTACTCTGGCTTAATCCTAGGCGGTGGTCCATTTAACTCAACTTCGACAGAAAAAAGCGACCTTCAAGTGCGGGTAGAATCCGAACTCTCCGCTCTCATTCGAACCATAGCCGATCAAGACTACCCACTATTTGCAGCTTGCTACGGTATTGGATTATTCGGCCTTGCGCTTGGAGGAACTGTTGACCGCACCTACGGTGAAGCGCCTGGATGCATTGAGCTACGTATCACAGAGGAAGGCGCCGCCGATCCGATTCTTGCTGGGATGCCAGAAACCTTTACATCGATTGTTGGCCACACCGAAGCGTGCAGCGAGCTACCACCCAACTCCACAGTTCTTATTACCGGGCAGGCTTGCCCCACACAAATGTATCGAGTTGGCACAAATTTATACGTCACTCAATTTCACCCGGAACTTGAAGTTGAAACCTTTGCCCAACGGCTCCGCATTTATCGGGACAATGGCTATTATCCACCAAATGAATACCAGCGTATTGTCGATGAAGCAATCGCGGCAGACCTTACGGTAGATAATCGTTTGCTTTTGAATTTCCGGCGACGCTACGAGCGATAA
- a CDS encoding PFL family protein: MVEKYRLDIRTVTMGINLLGCRSPEDIYDTCVTRAKDLVGTCEGIERELGIPIVNKRISVTPIALLDAPDPIAYAHALDRAAKEVGVNFIGGYSALVEKGATQADMRLLRSIPEALSTTDIVCSSVNIASSKAGINMDAVAFMGNTIHECAQATADRHAIACAKLVVFANSVGDNPFMAGAYHGIAEPDCVVSVGVSGPGVVARALGTLENANLSDVAEEIKKAAFKITRTGQLVGTLASQRLGVPFGIVDLSLAPTAEVGDSVAAILELMGLDQVGAHGTTAALALLNDAVKKGGMMACSRVGGLSGSFIPVSEDQRMIEAVRSGSITLDKLEAMTAICSVGLDMVAIPGDTSPNLIAGMIADEAAIGVMNHKTTAVRVIPVPGADIGDEVNFGGLLGYAPIIPVNRVNNSAFIARGGGIPAPIHGFRN, encoded by the coding sequence ATGGTGGAAAAGTATCGCTTGGATATTCGTACAGTAACCATGGGGATTAATCTGCTTGGGTGCCGTTCCCCCGAAGACATCTACGATACCTGTGTAACTCGCGCGAAAGACCTTGTGGGAACTTGCGAAGGTATAGAACGTGAGTTGGGTATCCCAATTGTAAATAAGCGGATCTCCGTGACTCCTATTGCGCTCCTGGATGCTCCGGATCCGATTGCTTACGCGCACGCCTTGGATCGAGCAGCTAAAGAAGTTGGCGTCAATTTTATTGGCGGCTATTCCGCACTGGTAGAAAAAGGCGCAACGCAGGCCGATATGCGGTTGCTTCGTTCGATTCCAGAAGCATTATCTACAACAGACATTGTGTGCTCGTCTGTAAATATTGCGTCCTCCAAAGCTGGCATAAATATGGATGCTGTTGCTTTTATGGGAAATACTATCCATGAATGTGCCCAAGCTACCGCAGATCGCCACGCAATTGCCTGCGCAAAACTTGTAGTATTTGCTAATTCTGTTGGCGATAATCCCTTTATGGCTGGCGCGTACCACGGAATAGCCGAACCTGACTGCGTTGTAAGTGTTGGGGTTTCCGGACCGGGCGTTGTTGCACGAGCATTGGGCACATTAGAAAACGCCAATCTTTCTGACGTTGCTGAAGAAATTAAAAAAGCTGCATTTAAAATTACTCGAACCGGACAATTAGTAGGCACGTTAGCTAGTCAACGTTTAGGCGTGCCGTTTGGAATCGTAGATCTTTCGCTTGCACCAACTGCAGAGGTAGGCGATTCAGTGGCGGCAATTCTTGAGCTTATGGGCTTGGATCAGGTGGGGGCACACGGAACCACTGCAGCTCTTGCATTACTGAACGACGCCGTGAAAAAAGGCGGCATGATGGCCTGCTCACGCGTGGGTGGACTTTCTGGATCTTTTATCCCGGTCTCTGAGGATCAACGAATGATTGAGGCAGTACGCTCGGGTTCTATTACCCTGGACAAGCTGGAAGCGATGACTGCAATTTGTTCTGTCGGTTTAGATATGGTGGCGATTCCTGGGGACACTTCGCCGAATCTAATTGCTGGCATGATCGCGGACGAAGCCGCAATAGGTGTAATGAACCATAAAACAACTGCGGTTCGCGTGATCCCAGTTCCAGGTGCGGATATTGGTGATGAAGTCAATTTTGGAGGGTTGCTAGGCTACGCTCCAATCATTCCCGTAAATCGTGTAAATAATTCGGCGTTTATCGCCCGCGGTGGTGGCATTCCCGCACCAATTCACGGTTTTAGAAATTAG
- a CDS encoding glutamine amidotransferase — translation MVSFLLVSPRHGIEIAAAEYLDFLKATGLEASELTQVMLDSASASIGSLDGFDGVFVGGSPLNVTTAEYSPEQQHIHTELTKLFDAPVPTFFVCFGAGFLADLDGGTVGHTHPENSGESLVQLTHAAATDPITKNLPREFSVLTGHTENVVTLGPNATLLATGPKCPIQLFRANETTWASQFHADMDAQAMETRMRFYFDYGYFDPDEFDKIVASLREINTQYSTQILRNFVEYCIQNTDRNHQRSISNVCPISAS, via the coding sequence ATGGTTTCTTTTCTGCTGGTTTCCCCACGTCACGGTATCGAGATTGCTGCGGCAGAATACCTGGACTTCCTAAAAGCAACAGGACTTGAGGCATCCGAACTCACGCAAGTTATGCTCGACTCCGCTTCCGCCTCCATCGGTTCACTAGACGGATTTGATGGGGTATTTGTTGGCGGAAGCCCACTGAATGTAACCACGGCCGAATATTCTCCCGAACAGCAACATATTCACACCGAGCTCACCAAGCTTTTCGACGCCCCTGTCCCTACGTTTTTTGTTTGCTTCGGCGCCGGTTTCCTCGCCGACCTGGACGGTGGAACCGTAGGGCATACACATCCAGAAAATTCTGGCGAATCTTTAGTGCAACTTACCCATGCAGCAGCTACCGACCCCATAACTAAGAATCTTCCTCGTGAGTTTTCCGTACTCACCGGGCATACTGAAAATGTAGTTACCTTAGGCCCAAATGCTACGCTTTTAGCTACAGGGCCAAAGTGTCCAATACAATTATTTCGGGCGAATGAAACCACATGGGCCAGTCAATTCCATGCCGATATGGATGCGCAGGCTATGGAAACCAGAATGCGTTTTTATTTTGATTACGGTTATTTCGATCCGGATGAATTTGATAAAATCGTCGCCAGTCTGCGCGAAATAAACACGCAGTATTCCACGCAAATTCTCCGAAATTTTGTGGAATACTGCATTCAAAATACCGACAGAAACCACCAGAGGAGCATCAGTAATGTCTGCCCCATTTCTGCTTCTTAG